One genomic segment of Arachis duranensis cultivar V14167 chromosome 4, aradu.V14167.gnm2.J7QH, whole genome shotgun sequence includes these proteins:
- the LOC107483243 gene encoding endoribonuclease Dicer homolog 2 isoform X2: MEPIQMEIDDGSQLQALADPLPFARSYQLEALEKAIHENTIVFLETGSGKTLIAIMLLRSYAYMLRKPSRHIAVFLVPKVVLVTQQAEAVKTHTDLKVGMYWGDMGVDYWDAATWKKELDEHEVLVMTPAILLRSLRHSFLKLDMIKLLIMDECHHAKGRDPYACIMKEFYHRELNSGISDLPRIFGMTASPIKSKVGSSEYSLSVNIRDLMTLMDSKVYTCVSEDVIAKFIPISTPKFKFYMKNEIPYVLFEKLAVELNMLKQQYELSLKTLHFTTSVAETAHKRITKNFSSIMFCLDTLGVWLALKAAEFLSSHESESFKSGDIFVKEFNLDTVKLFKTYLSSGPQRFIGNNTKSDKDMGLMTSKVCCLVDTLLEYRGLSDMRCIVFVERVITAIVLQDLLNVLLPKYNSWKTKCIAGNNTGVHNQSRKMQNEIVEEFRMGKVNIIVATSILEEGLDVQSCNLVIRFDPCPTVCSFIQSRGRARMQNSDYILMVQRGDSVTYSRLEQYLASGDLMRKESLRHSSLPFDHFESDQFNEEVYRVESTKAIVTLSSSIELIHIFCSWLPSDGYFKPTPRWVKETGTLLLPKSCPIQTVCVEGDKKALKKIACLEACKQLHKIGALTDNLVPKIYVEEGEMQDFANEPFNEEQPSYMPCELVNHFSNTENTIYHCYLMELNSNFSDDISNVVVALRVELDREIGSKEFQMPYDQGSLCVKLRYTGTIDLSPNQVLLCKRFQVTILRLLLDHNMEKLRSADNLCSEGDPEIDYLLLPTHKQRLSVDWSSINSLYPSKFACGNHSLNVWTKNGRVCTCILRNSLVYTPHNDHFYITTDITCLNGNSHLNLRHGGITTYKKYFMQKHDIKLKFEQQRLLNARHLYHVKNYCHGHKQQEDTVSEASKSTVELPPELCYIVMSPVPISTIHSFSFVPSIMHRVESLLVASNLKKLHLDHCMQNVVSTSKVLEAITSKSCGESFHYESLETLGDSFLKYATSQHLFQTYPNHHEGLLTVKREKIISNAALCKFGCSCNLPGFIRNSRFDPQTWAVPGYKSTSLKLEELDSKGAKAFVSGKRKLRRKVIADVVEALIGAYLSTSGEEAALLFMNWVGIKVNFNFSPYERHYSIQPERLINVNFLESLLNYSFHDRHLLVEAFTHGSYMLPEIPRCYQRLEFLGDSVLDYLITRHLDNKYPGMSPGQLTDMRSASVSNDCYAWSAVKAGLHKHILHASQDLHKDIVVIVNEVAKFSSASPIVWELDISFPKVLGDIIESLAGAIFVDSEYNKETVWQCIRPLLEPLVTPETLTMHPTRELSELCQKESYKIEKIGSRKNGVTSYLMEVQANGTTIYSYEYTGYADKKTAKRIVCREILKQMKKTQPK, translated from the exons ATGGAACCGATCCAGATGGAAATTGATGATGGAAGCCAGCTTCAAGCTTTAGCTGATCCTCTTCCATTTGCTAGAAG TTATCAACTTGAAGCTCTGGAGAAAGCTATTCATGAAAACACTATAGTGTTCTTGGAGACTGGATCAGGAAAGACTCTCATTGCGATCATGCTGCTTCGCAGTTATGCTTATATGCTGCGTAAGCCTTCTCGGCACATTGCGGTGTTCTTGGTTCCAAAAGTTGTGTTGGTGACTCAA CAAGCTGAAGCTGTGAAAACGCACACTGATTTGAAAGTTGGAATGTACTGGGGAGATATGGGAGTTGACTACTGGGATGCTGCTACATGGAAAAAAGAATTAGATGAACATGAG GTGCTTGTCATGACTCCAGCTATATTACTCAGAAGCTTGAGGCACAGTTTTCTCAAACTTGACATGATTAAGCTTTTAATAATGGACGAGTGCCATCATGCTAAGGGTAGAGACCCTTATGCCTGCATAATGAAA gAGTTCTATCATAGAGAATTGAACTCTGGTATCTCTGACCTCCCTCGAATTTTTGGGATGACTGCATCTCCCATTAAGTCAAAAG TTGGAAGCTCTGAATACTCCCTCTCTGTAAATATCCGTGACCTAATGACACTAATGGACTCAAAG GTATACACATGCGTAAGTGAAGATGTCATTGCAAAGTTCATACCAATCTCAACTCCAAAGTTCAAGTTTTACATGAAAAATGAAATTCCATATGtgttatttgaaaaattagcagTTGAACTCAATATGTTAAAACAGCAG TATGAACTCTCCTTGAAAACTTTACATTTCACAACATCAGTTGCTGAGACTGCACACAAGAGGATAACAAAGAATTTTTCTTCCATTATGTTTTGCTTGGATACACTTGGTGTTTGGTTGGCTTTAAAG GCTGCAGAGTTCTTATCTTCCCACGAAAGTGAATCATTTAAATCTGGGGATATATTTGtgaaagaatttaatttagatactGTGAAGCTATTTAAGACATACTTATCATCTG GTCCTCAGCGGTTTATTGGTAATAACACTAAATCGGATAAGGATATGGGGCTGATGACCTCCAAAGTTTGTTGTCTTGTTGACACACTGCTTGAGTACAG GGGTTTGTCTGACATGCGATGCATAGTTTTTGTTGAACGAGTAATTACAGCTATTGTCCTCCAGGATCTATTGAATGTATTGCTTCCAAAATACAATAGCTGGAAGACGAAATGCATAGCAGGAAATAATACTGGTGTACATAATCAATCCAGAAAAATGCAAAATGAAATTGTGGAAGAGTTTCGTATGGGCAAG GTCAATATCATTGTTGCGACATCAATTCTTGAAGAGGGTTTAGATGTTCAAAGTTGCAATTTGGTTATCAGATTTGACCCCTGTCCCACTGTGTGCAGTTTCATACAGTCCCGTGGCCGTGCTAGAATGCAGAATTCAGACTACATATTAATGGTTCAACG TGGGGATTCAGTCACATATTCTCGGCTAGAGCAATACCTTGCTAGTGGAGATCTTATGAGGAAGGAGTCACTGCGTCATTCTTCCCTTCCATTTGATCATTTTGAAAGTGATCAATTCAATGAGGAAGTTTATCGAGTTGAAAGCACTAAAGCCATTGTGACTCTGAGTTCTAGCATTGAGCTGATACATATATTTTGCTCTTGGCTCCCTTCAGACGG gtACTTTAAACCCACTCCAAGGTGGGTAAAAGAAACAGGAACATTGCTTCTTCCGAAAAGTTGTCCTATACAAACTGTTTGTGTAGAAGGTGACAAGAAAGCCTTGAAGAAAATTGCTTGCCTTGAAGCATGCAAGCAACTTCATAAGATTGGAGCTTTGACAGATAATCTTGTTCCCAAAATTTATGTTGAAGAAGGGGAGATGCAAGACTTTG CGAATGAACCTTTCAATGAGGAGCAACCAAGTTATATGCCGTGCGAATTGGTGAACCACTTCTCTAATACGGAGAATACAATATATCATTGCTATCTaatggagttaaactccaattTTAGTGATGATATATCTAATGTTGTGGTTGCCTTGAGAGTGGAGCTTGATCGAGAAATTGGAAGCAAGGAATTCCAAATGCCTTATGACCAAGGTAGTTTGTGTGTAAAGTTGAGATACACAGGAACCATCGATCTTTCTCCAAATCag GTTCTTTTATGCAAGAGATTCCAGGTGACAATTCTTCGACTGCTCCTGGATCATAATATGGAGAAGCTGAGATCTGCAGACAACCTATGTTCAGAAGGCGATCCGGAGATTGATTATCTCTTGCTTCCAACCCATAAGCAAAGACTTTCTGTCGATTGGTCCTCGATCAATTCTTTGTATCCGTCAAAATTTGCTTGTGGAAATCATTCTCTCAATGTATGGACAAAGAACGGCCGTGTTTGCACCTGCATACTAAGGAACTCTTTGGTTTATACTCCTCATAATGATCATTTTTATATCACAACTGATATAACGTGCTTGAATGGAAACTCGCATTTGAACCTAAGGCATGGTGGAATTACCACATACAAGAAGTACTTTATGCAAAA GCATGACATTAAGTTGAAGTTTGAACAACAAAGACTGCTTAATGCAAGGCATCTCTATcatgttaaaaattattgtcatGGACACAAACAACAGGAGGACACAG TTTCTGAAGCGAGCAAGAGCACAGTTGAATTACCTCCTGAACTGTGCTATATAGTCATGTCGCCAGTGCCTATTAGTACCATTCATTCCTTCTCATTTGTTCCATCCATTATGCATCGAGTTGAGTCGTTGCTTGTAGCTTCTAACTTGAAGAAGCTGCATTTGGATCATTGCATGCAAAATGTGGTTTCAACTAGCAAG GTCTTGGAAGCAATCACTTCAAAAAGTTGCGGGGAGAGCTTTCACTACGAATCTCTAGAGACTCTTGGAGATTCTTTCTTAAAATATGCAACTAGTCAGCACCTCTTTCAAACATATCCAAATCACCATGAAGGTCTTCTTACTGTGAAGAGGGAAAAGATAATTTCTAATGCTGCCCTATGTAAGTTTGGGTGCAGTTGTAACCTTCCg GGCTTCATACGAAATTCACGTTTTGACCCACAAACTTGGGCTGTTCCCGGCTATAAATCAACAAGTTTAAAACTAGAAGAGTTGGACTCCAAGGGGGCAAAAGCTTTTGTTAGTGGAAAAAGAAAGTTAAGACGAAAGGTTATTGCTGATGTTGTTGAGGCACTAATTGGTGCCTACCTTAGCACCAGTGGTGAAGAGGCCGCACTGTTGTTTATGAACTGGGTTGGCATCAAAGTGAACTTTAATTTTTCACCCTATGAGAGGCACTATAGCATTCAACCAGAGAGGCTGATAAATGTGAACTTTCTAGAATCTCTCTTAAACTACTCCTTCCATGACCGTCATCTTCTAGTGGAGGCTTTCACCCATGGTTCTTACATGCTGCCCGAAATTCCAAGATGTTATCAG CGACTCGAATTTCTTGGGGACTCAGTATTGGATTATCTCATTACGAGGCATTTGGACAATAAATATCCTGGAATGTCACCTGGCCAGTTAACTGACATGAGATCAGCGTCTGTGAGTAACGACTGTTACGCATGGTCTGCAGTTAAGGCCGGGTTGCACAAACACATCCTACATGCTTCACAAGATCTTCATAAGGATATTGTAGTCATAGTTAATGAAGTTGCAAAGTTTTCTTCAGCATCACCTATTGTATGGGAGTTAGACATATCATTTCCCAAG GTACTTGGAGACATCATTGAGTCTTTGGCCGGAGCGATTTTCGTTGATTCGGAATATAATAAAGAAACCGTGTGGCAATGCATACGACCGCTTCTGGAGCCGCTTGTTACACCGGAAACGTTAACAATGCATCCCACCAGAGAGTTGTCGGAGCTATGCCAGAAAGAAAGttacaaaatagaaaagattgGGTCTCGCAAGAATGGTGTCACCTCTTATTTGATGGAGGTACAAGCCAATGGGACCACCATTTATAGTTATGAATACACTGGCTATGCTGATAAGAAAACAGCCAAGAGGATAGTGTGTAGAGAAATTTTGAAACAGATGAAAAAAACACAACCCAAGTAA
- the LOC107483243 gene encoding endoribonuclease Dicer homolog 2 isoform X1 produces the protein MEMTRKDKTAMRTESTQSSCSSSSSHHLPRQKRNKLHHHELHQQVEIMEPIQMEIDDGSQLQALADPLPFARSYQLEALEKAIHENTIVFLETGSGKTLIAIMLLRSYAYMLRKPSRHIAVFLVPKVVLVTQQAEAVKTHTDLKVGMYWGDMGVDYWDAATWKKELDEHEVLVMTPAILLRSLRHSFLKLDMIKLLIMDECHHAKGRDPYACIMKEFYHRELNSGISDLPRIFGMTASPIKSKVGSSEYSLSVNIRDLMTLMDSKVYTCVSEDVIAKFIPISTPKFKFYMKNEIPYVLFEKLAVELNMLKQQYELSLKTLHFTTSVAETAHKRITKNFSSIMFCLDTLGVWLALKAAEFLSSHESESFKSGDIFVKEFNLDTVKLFKTYLSSGPQRFIGNNTKSDKDMGLMTSKVCCLVDTLLEYRGLSDMRCIVFVERVITAIVLQDLLNVLLPKYNSWKTKCIAGNNTGVHNQSRKMQNEIVEEFRMGKVNIIVATSILEEGLDVQSCNLVIRFDPCPTVCSFIQSRGRARMQNSDYILMVQRGDSVTYSRLEQYLASGDLMRKESLRHSSLPFDHFESDQFNEEVYRVESTKAIVTLSSSIELIHIFCSWLPSDGYFKPTPRWVKETGTLLLPKSCPIQTVCVEGDKKALKKIACLEACKQLHKIGALTDNLVPKIYVEEGEMQDFANEPFNEEQPSYMPCELVNHFSNTENTIYHCYLMELNSNFSDDISNVVVALRVELDREIGSKEFQMPYDQGSLCVKLRYTGTIDLSPNQVLLCKRFQVTILRLLLDHNMEKLRSADNLCSEGDPEIDYLLLPTHKQRLSVDWSSINSLYPSKFACGNHSLNVWTKNGRVCTCILRNSLVYTPHNDHFYITTDITCLNGNSHLNLRHGGITTYKKYFMQKHDIKLKFEQQRLLNARHLYHVKNYCHGHKQQEDTVSEASKSTVELPPELCYIVMSPVPISTIHSFSFVPSIMHRVESLLVASNLKKLHLDHCMQNVVSTSKVLEAITSKSCGESFHYESLETLGDSFLKYATSQHLFQTYPNHHEGLLTVKREKIISNAALCKFGCSCNLPGFIRNSRFDPQTWAVPGYKSTSLKLEELDSKGAKAFVSGKRKLRRKVIADVVEALIGAYLSTSGEEAALLFMNWVGIKVNFNFSPYERHYSIQPERLINVNFLESLLNYSFHDRHLLVEAFTHGSYMLPEIPRCYQRLEFLGDSVLDYLITRHLDNKYPGMSPGQLTDMRSASVSNDCYAWSAVKAGLHKHILHASQDLHKDIVVIVNEVAKFSSASPIVWELDISFPKVLGDIIESLAGAIFVDSEYNKETVWQCIRPLLEPLVTPETLTMHPTRELSELCQKESYKIEKIGSRKNGVTSYLMEVQANGTTIYSYEYTGYADKKTAKRIVCREILKQMKKTQPK, from the exons GTTGAAATCATGGAACCGATCCAGATGGAAATTGATGATGGAAGCCAGCTTCAAGCTTTAGCTGATCCTCTTCCATTTGCTAGAAG TTATCAACTTGAAGCTCTGGAGAAAGCTATTCATGAAAACACTATAGTGTTCTTGGAGACTGGATCAGGAAAGACTCTCATTGCGATCATGCTGCTTCGCAGTTATGCTTATATGCTGCGTAAGCCTTCTCGGCACATTGCGGTGTTCTTGGTTCCAAAAGTTGTGTTGGTGACTCAA CAAGCTGAAGCTGTGAAAACGCACACTGATTTGAAAGTTGGAATGTACTGGGGAGATATGGGAGTTGACTACTGGGATGCTGCTACATGGAAAAAAGAATTAGATGAACATGAG GTGCTTGTCATGACTCCAGCTATATTACTCAGAAGCTTGAGGCACAGTTTTCTCAAACTTGACATGATTAAGCTTTTAATAATGGACGAGTGCCATCATGCTAAGGGTAGAGACCCTTATGCCTGCATAATGAAA gAGTTCTATCATAGAGAATTGAACTCTGGTATCTCTGACCTCCCTCGAATTTTTGGGATGACTGCATCTCCCATTAAGTCAAAAG TTGGAAGCTCTGAATACTCCCTCTCTGTAAATATCCGTGACCTAATGACACTAATGGACTCAAAG GTATACACATGCGTAAGTGAAGATGTCATTGCAAAGTTCATACCAATCTCAACTCCAAAGTTCAAGTTTTACATGAAAAATGAAATTCCATATGtgttatttgaaaaattagcagTTGAACTCAATATGTTAAAACAGCAG TATGAACTCTCCTTGAAAACTTTACATTTCACAACATCAGTTGCTGAGACTGCACACAAGAGGATAACAAAGAATTTTTCTTCCATTATGTTTTGCTTGGATACACTTGGTGTTTGGTTGGCTTTAAAG GCTGCAGAGTTCTTATCTTCCCACGAAAGTGAATCATTTAAATCTGGGGATATATTTGtgaaagaatttaatttagatactGTGAAGCTATTTAAGACATACTTATCATCTG GTCCTCAGCGGTTTATTGGTAATAACACTAAATCGGATAAGGATATGGGGCTGATGACCTCCAAAGTTTGTTGTCTTGTTGACACACTGCTTGAGTACAG GGGTTTGTCTGACATGCGATGCATAGTTTTTGTTGAACGAGTAATTACAGCTATTGTCCTCCAGGATCTATTGAATGTATTGCTTCCAAAATACAATAGCTGGAAGACGAAATGCATAGCAGGAAATAATACTGGTGTACATAATCAATCCAGAAAAATGCAAAATGAAATTGTGGAAGAGTTTCGTATGGGCAAG GTCAATATCATTGTTGCGACATCAATTCTTGAAGAGGGTTTAGATGTTCAAAGTTGCAATTTGGTTATCAGATTTGACCCCTGTCCCACTGTGTGCAGTTTCATACAGTCCCGTGGCCGTGCTAGAATGCAGAATTCAGACTACATATTAATGGTTCAACG TGGGGATTCAGTCACATATTCTCGGCTAGAGCAATACCTTGCTAGTGGAGATCTTATGAGGAAGGAGTCACTGCGTCATTCTTCCCTTCCATTTGATCATTTTGAAAGTGATCAATTCAATGAGGAAGTTTATCGAGTTGAAAGCACTAAAGCCATTGTGACTCTGAGTTCTAGCATTGAGCTGATACATATATTTTGCTCTTGGCTCCCTTCAGACGG gtACTTTAAACCCACTCCAAGGTGGGTAAAAGAAACAGGAACATTGCTTCTTCCGAAAAGTTGTCCTATACAAACTGTTTGTGTAGAAGGTGACAAGAAAGCCTTGAAGAAAATTGCTTGCCTTGAAGCATGCAAGCAACTTCATAAGATTGGAGCTTTGACAGATAATCTTGTTCCCAAAATTTATGTTGAAGAAGGGGAGATGCAAGACTTTG CGAATGAACCTTTCAATGAGGAGCAACCAAGTTATATGCCGTGCGAATTGGTGAACCACTTCTCTAATACGGAGAATACAATATATCATTGCTATCTaatggagttaaactccaattTTAGTGATGATATATCTAATGTTGTGGTTGCCTTGAGAGTGGAGCTTGATCGAGAAATTGGAAGCAAGGAATTCCAAATGCCTTATGACCAAGGTAGTTTGTGTGTAAAGTTGAGATACACAGGAACCATCGATCTTTCTCCAAATCag GTTCTTTTATGCAAGAGATTCCAGGTGACAATTCTTCGACTGCTCCTGGATCATAATATGGAGAAGCTGAGATCTGCAGACAACCTATGTTCAGAAGGCGATCCGGAGATTGATTATCTCTTGCTTCCAACCCATAAGCAAAGACTTTCTGTCGATTGGTCCTCGATCAATTCTTTGTATCCGTCAAAATTTGCTTGTGGAAATCATTCTCTCAATGTATGGACAAAGAACGGCCGTGTTTGCACCTGCATACTAAGGAACTCTTTGGTTTATACTCCTCATAATGATCATTTTTATATCACAACTGATATAACGTGCTTGAATGGAAACTCGCATTTGAACCTAAGGCATGGTGGAATTACCACATACAAGAAGTACTTTATGCAAAA GCATGACATTAAGTTGAAGTTTGAACAACAAAGACTGCTTAATGCAAGGCATCTCTATcatgttaaaaattattgtcatGGACACAAACAACAGGAGGACACAG TTTCTGAAGCGAGCAAGAGCACAGTTGAATTACCTCCTGAACTGTGCTATATAGTCATGTCGCCAGTGCCTATTAGTACCATTCATTCCTTCTCATTTGTTCCATCCATTATGCATCGAGTTGAGTCGTTGCTTGTAGCTTCTAACTTGAAGAAGCTGCATTTGGATCATTGCATGCAAAATGTGGTTTCAACTAGCAAG GTCTTGGAAGCAATCACTTCAAAAAGTTGCGGGGAGAGCTTTCACTACGAATCTCTAGAGACTCTTGGAGATTCTTTCTTAAAATATGCAACTAGTCAGCACCTCTTTCAAACATATCCAAATCACCATGAAGGTCTTCTTACTGTGAAGAGGGAAAAGATAATTTCTAATGCTGCCCTATGTAAGTTTGGGTGCAGTTGTAACCTTCCg GGCTTCATACGAAATTCACGTTTTGACCCACAAACTTGGGCTGTTCCCGGCTATAAATCAACAAGTTTAAAACTAGAAGAGTTGGACTCCAAGGGGGCAAAAGCTTTTGTTAGTGGAAAAAGAAAGTTAAGACGAAAGGTTATTGCTGATGTTGTTGAGGCACTAATTGGTGCCTACCTTAGCACCAGTGGTGAAGAGGCCGCACTGTTGTTTATGAACTGGGTTGGCATCAAAGTGAACTTTAATTTTTCACCCTATGAGAGGCACTATAGCATTCAACCAGAGAGGCTGATAAATGTGAACTTTCTAGAATCTCTCTTAAACTACTCCTTCCATGACCGTCATCTTCTAGTGGAGGCTTTCACCCATGGTTCTTACATGCTGCCCGAAATTCCAAGATGTTATCAG CGACTCGAATTTCTTGGGGACTCAGTATTGGATTATCTCATTACGAGGCATTTGGACAATAAATATCCTGGAATGTCACCTGGCCAGTTAACTGACATGAGATCAGCGTCTGTGAGTAACGACTGTTACGCATGGTCTGCAGTTAAGGCCGGGTTGCACAAACACATCCTACATGCTTCACAAGATCTTCATAAGGATATTGTAGTCATAGTTAATGAAGTTGCAAAGTTTTCTTCAGCATCACCTATTGTATGGGAGTTAGACATATCATTTCCCAAG GTACTTGGAGACATCATTGAGTCTTTGGCCGGAGCGATTTTCGTTGATTCGGAATATAATAAAGAAACCGTGTGGCAATGCATACGACCGCTTCTGGAGCCGCTTGTTACACCGGAAACGTTAACAATGCATCCCACCAGAGAGTTGTCGGAGCTATGCCAGAAAGAAAGttacaaaatagaaaagattgGGTCTCGCAAGAATGGTGTCACCTCTTATTTGATGGAGGTACAAGCCAATGGGACCACCATTTATAGTTATGAATACACTGGCTATGCTGATAAGAAAACAGCCAAGAGGATAGTGTGTAGAGAAATTTTGAAACAGATGAAAAAAACACAACCCAAGTAA